One segment of Cervus canadensis isolate Bull #8, Minnesota chromosome 32, ASM1932006v1, whole genome shotgun sequence DNA contains the following:
- the ARPC1A gene encoding actin-related protein 2/3 complex subunit 1A: MSLHQFLLEPITCHAWNRDRTQIALSPNNHEVHIYKKNGGQWVKAHELKEHNGHITGIDWAPKSDRIVTCGADRNAYVWSQKDGVWKPTLVILRINRAATFVKWSPLENKFAVGSGARLISVCYFESENDWWVSKHIKKPIRSTVLSLDWHPNNVLLAAGSCDFKCRVFSAYIKEVDEKPASTPWGSKMPFGQLMSEFGGSGTGGWVHGVSFSASGSRLAWVSHDSTVSVADASKSVQVSTLKTEFLPLLSVSFVSENSVVAAGHDCCPMLFNYDDRGCLTFVSKLDIPKQSIQRNMSAMERFRNMDKRATTEDRNTALETLHQNSITQVSIYEVDKQDCRKFCTTGIDGAMTIWDFKTLESSIQGLRIM; encoded by the exons ATGTCCCTGCATCAGTTTTTACTGGAGCCAATCACCTGTCATGCCTGGAACAGGGATCGTACCC agatCGCCCTTAGCCCCAATAATCACGAAGTCCACATCTATAAGAAGAACGGGGGCCAGTGGGTGAAAGCTCATGAACTCAAGGAACACAATGGACACATCACAG GTATCGACTGGGCTCCCAAGAGTGACCGCATCGTCACTTGTGGGGCTGACCGCAACGCCTACGTCTGGAGTCAGAAGGATGGTGTCTGGAAGCCAACCCTGGTGATCCTGAGAATTAACCGGGCGGCCACTTTTGTCAAGTGGTCCCCGCTAGAGAACAAGTTTGCTGTGGGTAGCGGAGCACGACTCATCTCCGTCTGTTACTTCGAGTCTGAAAATGACTG GTGGGTGAGCAAGCACATTAAAAAGCCCATCCGCTCCACGGTCCTCAGCTTGGATTGGCATCCCAACAACGTCTTGCTGGCCGCGGGATCCTGCGACTTCAAGTGCAG AGTGTTTTCTGCCTACATTAAAGAAGTGGATGAGAAGCCAGCCAGCACGCCCTGGGGCAGCAAGATGCCTTTCGGTCAGCTGATGTCTGAGTTCGGTGGCAGCGGCACCGGCGGCTGGGTGCACGGGGTCAGCTTCTCGGCCAGCGGCAGCCGCCTGGCCTGGGTCAGCCACGACAGCACCGTGTCTGTTGCCGACGCCTCAAAAAGCGTGCA GGTCTCAACTCTGAAGACGGAGTTCCTGCCCCTCCTGAGTGTGTCGTTCGTCTCAGAGAACAGCGTCGTGGCTGCT GGCCACGATTGCTGCCCCATGCTCTTTAACTACGACGACCGCGGCTGCTTGACCTTTGTCTCCAAGCTGGACATCCCTAAACAGAGCATCCAGCGCAACATGTCGGCCATGGAGCGCTTCCGCAACATGGACAAGCGGGCCACGACCGAGGACCGCAACACGGCGCTGGAGACGCTACACCAGAACAGCATCAC CCAAGTGTCTATTTATGAGGTGGACAAGCAAGATTGTCGCAAATTTTGCACTACCGGCATCGACGGAGCCATGACCATTTGGGATTTCAAG ACCTTAGAGTCTTCCATCCAGGGTCTTCGGATAATGTGA